From a single Theropithecus gelada isolate Dixy chromosome 10, Tgel_1.0, whole genome shotgun sequence genomic region:
- the PVALB gene encoding parvalbumin alpha: MSMTDLLNAEDIKKAVGAFSAIDSFDHKKFFQMVGLKKKSADDVKKVFHILDKDKSGFIEEDELGFILKGFSPDARDLSAKETKTLMAAGDKDGDGKIGVDEFSTLVAES, translated from the exons ATGTCGATGACAGACTTGCTCAACGCTGAGGACATCAAGAAGGCGGTGGGAGCCTTTAGCG CTATTGACTCCTTCGACCACAAAAAGTTCTTCCAAATGGTCGGCCTGAAGAAAAAGAGTGCGGATGATGTGAAGAAGGTGTTTCATATCCTGGACAAGGACAAAAGTGGCTTCATCGAGGAGGATGAGCTGGG ATTCATCCTAAAAGGCTTCTCCCCAGATGCCAGAGACCTGTCTGCTAAAGAAACCAAGACGCTGATGGCTGCTGGAGACAAAGATGGGGACGGCAAAATTGGGGTTGACG